A DNA window from Jaculus jaculus isolate mJacJac1 chromosome 1, mJacJac1.mat.Y.cur, whole genome shotgun sequence contains the following coding sequences:
- the LOC101602836 gene encoding olfactory receptor 4C16: MQLNNNVTEFILLGLTQDPFRKKIVFTVFLLFYMGTLLGNLLTVAAIKTSSDLRSPMYVFLFYLSLSDTCFSTSIAPRTIADALLKEATISFSECIIQVFSFHFFGCLEIFILILMAIDRYVAICKPLHYMTIMSHRVCSVLVAMAWVGSCVHSLVQVFLALALPFCGPNVIDHFFCDLQPLLKLACTDTYVINLLLVSNSGAICTVSFFMLMFSYVIILCSLRNHSAEGRRKALSTCVSHIIVVILFFGPCIFIYTRPATTFPMDKMISVFYSIGTPLLNPLIYTLRNTEVKNAMRKLWRKKVISDRSMN, encoded by the coding sequence ATGCAACTGAATAATAATGTGACCGAATTCATTCTACTGGGGTTGACACAAGATCCATTTAGAAAGAAAATAGTATTCACTGTGTTTTTGCTGTTTTATATGGGGACATTATTGGGAAACTTGCTGACTGTTGCTGCCATCAAGACAAGCTCAGATCTCAGGAGTCCCATGTACGTCTTTCTTTTCTACTTATCTTTGTCGGATACCTGCTTCTCCACTTCTATAGCACCAAGAACCATTGCTGATGCCCTTTTGAAGGAAGCCACTATTTCTTTCAGTGAGTGCATCATCCaagtcttttcatttcatttctttggctGCTTGGAAATCTTCATTCTCATCCTCATGGCCATTgaccgctatgtggccatctgcaaGCCCCTGCATTACATGACCATCATGAGCCACAGGGTCTGTAGTGTGCTGGTGGCCATGGCCTGGGTGGGATCCTGTGTGCATTCTTTGGTTCAGGTTTTTCTGGCCTTGGCTTTGCCTTTCTGTGGTCCCAATGTGATAGATCACTTTTTCTGTGACTTGCAGCCCTTGTTGAAACTTGCCTGTACAGACACCTATGTGATCAACCTGCTCCTGGTGTCCAACAGTGGAGCCATTTGTACTGTGAGTTTTTTCATGCTGATGTTCTCGTATGTCATCATCCTGTGTTCCCTGAGAAACCACAGCGCTGAAGGGAGAAGAAAAGCCCTCTCCACCTGTGTCTCCCATATCATTGTGGTCATTTTGTTCTTTGGACcttgtatatttatatacacacgcCCTGCAACCACCTTCCCCATGGACAAGATGATCTCTGTGTTTTATTCAATTGGCACACCTTTGCTCAACCCTCTGATTTACACACTGAGAAATACAGAGGTGAAAAATGCCATGAGGAAGCTGTGGAGGAAGAAGGTGATCTCAGATAGAAGTATGAATTAA